A genomic segment from Bradyrhizobium sp. ISRA430 encodes:
- a CDS encoding GrlR family regulatory protein has product MLRGRTVRQGLYKVDFHTVHGTGCGVVYVSDGKMRGGNSAFAFIGTYTGEGDGIKVKISTERYNDDPSFKPLFGTDRITLTLTGREDGDTAEFEGSALQVPGVAFRAVLSRLSD; this is encoded by the coding sequence ATGCTGCGGGGACGGACAGTGCGTCAGGGGCTCTATAAGGTCGACTTCCATACGGTTCACGGCACCGGCTGTGGCGTAGTCTATGTAAGCGACGGCAAGATGCGGGGCGGCAATTCCGCCTTCGCCTTCATCGGCACCTATACGGGCGAAGGCGACGGCATCAAGGTCAAGATCTCGACCGAGCGCTACAACGACGATCCGTCTTTCAAGCCGCTGTTCGGGACCGACAGGATCACCCTGACGCTCACCGGCCGTGAGGACGGCGACACGGCCGAGTTCGAAGGCAGCGCACTGCAAGTGCCGGGCGTTGCCTTCCGGGCGGTGCTGAGCCGGCTGAGCGACTGA
- a CDS encoding MFS transporter, with protein MQSAPAARRFAPTALMLGNIVTGCSVLAPAGMLPELAAGLDVSVHAAGLLITFGAITLCIGSPLTAWLTSRIERRMLLTLTLALLAAGNLASAFASDYASLLAIRLVMLAVGALYTPQAAGTAALIVPVEKRGSTIAYVFLGWSLAAAVGLPLITFIASRYGWRAAYGEIGVLGCVSFLLLLLRLPAGLRGARVDLKTWSEVGRNRTIVLLLAITMLQMSGQFVVFTFMGPLLTKLTGASPDAIGLVFALYGVCGFLGVAVASRIVDTWGPYRTSVLFTCLLLTGIAGWALSAGSYVMMAISVAIWGLGFASTNSMQQVRLVAAAPPLASATVALNTSVLYIGQAIGSAVGGLLFAGELLHTLGFVAVGFVGLALSLVALTRPRPAAAPA; from the coding sequence ATGCAAAGTGCCCCCGCCGCCCGCCGTTTCGCGCCGACCGCCCTGATGCTTGGAAATATCGTCACCGGCTGCTCGGTGCTGGCGCCGGCGGGGATGCTGCCGGAATTGGCGGCGGGGCTTGACGTCAGTGTCCATGCGGCCGGCCTTCTGATCACCTTCGGTGCGATCACGCTGTGCATCGGCTCGCCGCTGACGGCCTGGCTGACCAGCCGCATCGAACGGCGAATGCTGCTCACCCTGACACTTGCGCTGCTTGCCGCGGGCAATCTGGCCTCGGCGTTTGCCTCCGACTATGCGAGCCTGCTCGCCATCCGCCTGGTGATGCTCGCGGTCGGCGCGCTCTATACGCCGCAGGCCGCCGGCACCGCCGCACTGATCGTGCCGGTCGAAAAGCGCGGCAGCACCATCGCATACGTCTTTCTCGGCTGGTCGCTTGCCGCCGCCGTTGGTCTGCCGCTGATCACCTTCATCGCCAGCCGCTACGGCTGGCGCGCGGCCTATGGCGAGATCGGCGTGCTCGGCTGTGTCAGCTTCCTGTTGTTGCTGCTGCGCCTGCCCGCAGGCTTAAGAGGCGCGCGGGTGGACCTGAAGACCTGGAGTGAGGTCGGCCGCAACCGGACGATCGTGCTGCTGCTTGCGATCACCATGCTGCAGATGTCCGGGCAGTTCGTAGTGTTCACCTTCATGGGACCGCTGCTCACAAAGCTGACCGGTGCAAGCCCTGATGCGATCGGCCTGGTGTTTGCTCTCTACGGCGTCTGCGGTTTCCTCGGTGTCGCCGTCGCCAGCCGGATTGTCGACACTTGGGGGCCCTATCGAACTTCGGTGTTGTTCACCTGCCTGCTGCTCACGGGCATTGCGGGATGGGCGTTGAGTGCCGGCAGCTATGTGATGATGGCCATTTCGGTCGCGATCTGGGGACTGGGCTTTGCCTCGACCAATTCGATGCAGCAGGTGCGGCTGGTTGCGGCAGCGCCGCCGCTCGCCTCGGCAACCGTCGCGCTCAACACCTCGGTCCTCTACATCGGCCAGGCCATCGGCTCCGCCGTCGGCGGGCTCCTGTTTGCCGGCGAACTGCTGCACACGCTCGGCTTCGTGGCCGTCGGCTTCGTCGGCCTGGCGCTGAGCCTGGTCGCGCTGACCCGGCCACGGCCCGCCGCTGCGCCGGCCTAG
- the thrS gene encoding threonine--tRNA ligase: MSDQHKSESGFQYSLSNLKPVTPAAKVTLTFPDGAQRQFEKSITGLDIAKGISPSLAKRTVAMALDGELADLNDPIEEDARIELIGREDPRALELIRHDCAHVLAEAVQSLWPGTQVTIGPVIENGFYYDFFRNEPFTPEDFAAIEKKMREIIARDKPFTKEVWDREKTKQVFRDKGEAFKVELVDAIPGDEPIKIYFQGDWFDLCRGPHMTSTGKIGNAFKLMKVAGAYWRGDSNNPMLTRIYGTAFAKQEDLDAYLRQIEEAEKRDHRKLGRELDLFHFQEEGPGVVFWHPKGWTIFQQLIAYMRRRLTGDYSEVNAPQILDKVLWETSGHWGWYRENMFAAQSAGDEAEDKRWFALKPMNCPGHVQIFKHGLKSYRDLPLRLAEFGVVHRYEPSGAMHGLMRVRGFTQDDAHIFCTEDQLADECLKINDLILSTYADFGFTGDLTVKLSTRPDKRVGTDAMWDHAERVMATVLREIQSQNNHIKTEINPGEGAFYGPKFEYVLRDAIGRDWQCGTTQVDFNLPERFGAFYIDHDGGKKPPVMVHRAICGSMERYIGILIEHYAGNFPLWLSPVQVVVTTITSEADEYAKQVVEQARRAGLRVEIDLRNEKINYKVREHSLAKIPALLVVGKKEAETHSVSVRRLGSEGQKVMTTQEALAALLDEATPPDVRRARGAV; encoded by the coding sequence ATGTCCGACCAGCACAAGTCCGAATCCGGCTTCCAGTACAGCCTCAGCAACCTGAAGCCCGTGACCCCCGCTGCCAAAGTCACCCTCACCTTTCCTGACGGCGCCCAGCGCCAATTCGAGAAGAGCATCACCGGCCTCGATATCGCCAAGGGCATCTCGCCGTCGCTGGCCAAGCGCACGGTGGCGATGGCGCTCGACGGCGAGCTCGCCGACCTCAACGATCCAATCGAGGAGGATGCCAGGATCGAGCTGATCGGCCGTGAGGATCCCCGCGCGCTCGAGCTGATCCGCCACGACTGCGCACACGTGCTGGCGGAGGCCGTGCAATCGCTGTGGCCGGGCACCCAGGTCACGATCGGCCCGGTGATCGAGAACGGCTTCTATTACGACTTCTTCCGCAACGAGCCGTTCACTCCTGAAGACTTCGCGGCGATCGAGAAGAAGATGCGCGAGATCATCGCGCGCGACAAACCCTTCACCAAGGAGGTCTGGGATCGCGAGAAGACCAAGCAGGTGTTCCGCGACAAGGGCGAGGCCTTCAAGGTCGAGCTGGTCGACGCCATTCCCGGCGACGAGCCGATCAAGATCTATTTCCAGGGCGACTGGTTCGATCTGTGTCGCGGCCCGCACATGACCTCGACCGGCAAGATCGGAAACGCCTTCAAATTGATGAAGGTGGCCGGCGCTTATTGGCGCGGCGATTCCAACAATCCGATGCTGACCCGCATCTACGGCACGGCGTTTGCCAAGCAGGAGGATCTCGACGCCTACCTCAGGCAGATCGAGGAGGCCGAGAAGCGCGACCATCGCAAGCTCGGACGCGAGCTCGATCTCTTCCACTTCCAGGAGGAAGGTCCGGGCGTCGTGTTCTGGCACCCCAAGGGCTGGACCATCTTCCAGCAGCTCATCGCCTATATGCGCCGACGCCTGACCGGCGACTACAGCGAGGTCAACGCGCCGCAGATCCTCGACAAGGTCCTGTGGGAGACCTCCGGCCACTGGGGCTGGTACCGCGAGAACATGTTCGCGGCGCAGTCCGCCGGCGACGAAGCCGAGGACAAGCGCTGGTTCGCGCTGAAGCCGATGAACTGTCCCGGCCACGTGCAGATCTTCAAGCATGGACTGAAGAGCTACCGCGACCTGCCCCTGCGCCTCGCCGAGTTCGGCGTGGTACACCGCTACGAGCCGTCGGGCGCCATGCACGGGTTGATGCGCGTGCGCGGCTTCACCCAGGACGACGCGCACATCTTCTGCACCGAGGATCAGCTCGCCGACGAATGCCTGAAGATCAACGATCTCATCCTGTCGACCTATGCGGACTTCGGCTTCACCGGCGATCTCACCGTCAAGCTGTCGACCCGGCCGGACAAGCGCGTCGGCACGGACGCGATGTGGGACCACGCCGAGCGCGTGATGGCCACCGTGCTGCGCGAGATCCAGTCGCAGAACAACCACATCAAGACCGAGATCAATCCGGGCGAAGGCGCCTTCTACGGGCCGAAGTTCGAATACGTGCTGCGCGACGCCATTGGCCGCGACTGGCAGTGCGGCACCACGCAGGTCGACTTCAACCTGCCGGAGCGGTTCGGCGCGTTCTACATCGACCATGACGGCGGCAAGAAACCGCCGGTGATGGTGCATCGCGCGATCTGCGGCTCGATGGAGCGCTACATCGGCATCCTGATCGAGCACTATGCCGGCAACTTCCCGCTCTGGCTGTCGCCGGTGCAGGTGGTGGTCACCACCATCACCTCCGAGGCCGACGAATACGCCAAGCAGGTGGTGGAACAGGCGCGGCGCGCTGGCTTGCGGGTCGAGATCGATCTGCGCAACGAGAAGATCAACTACAAGGTCCGCGAGCACTCGCTGGCCAAGATCCCGGCGCTGCTCGTGGTCGGCAAGAAAGAGGCCGAGACGCACTCGGTCTCCGTCCGCCGGCTCGGCAGCGAGGGACAGAAGGTGATGACGACGCAGGAGGCGCTCGCCGCGCTCCTCGACGAGGCGACCCCGCCGGACGTCCGGCGGGCGCGGGGTGCGGTCTGA
- a CDS encoding amino acid permease — translation MTASDAGTAPWTGRLTEGGAGVSALVATAIVVADMVGVGVFTSLGFQVKDIPSGFSILLLWTVGGIVALCGVFSYSELGAMFPRSSGEYNFLGRAYHPAFGFLAGWVSATVGFAAPVALAAMAFGEYAKSVFPDLPPMPLAIGVVWLVSIVQLTGVRHSSTFQLIATILKVVLIVAFLVAGFVMGAPQPISFTPQAGDLAHIVSAPFAIGLVFVMYSFSGWNAATYIIGEMRTPQQSLPRALLAGTLIVLLLYVALNAVFLYSTPIDVLAGQLDVASIAGSAIFGGIGGRIVGAMICVGLISSISAMMWIGPRVMMTMGEDIPALRVFSRRSASGAPAYAILFQLAVANLLLFTRSFEAVLDFIQFALLFCSFFTVAGVIKLRITDPDLPRPYRAWGYPFTPLLFLLVTAFMMYYLSMERPLQSLSGMLVMLTGLLIYAVFRRRPAAAAPSSHRE, via the coding sequence ATGACGGCATCAGATGCGGGAACTGCGCCCTGGACTGGCCGCCTGACTGAAGGTGGGGCCGGGGTGTCCGCGCTGGTCGCGACCGCCATCGTCGTTGCGGACATGGTCGGGGTCGGCGTCTTCACCAGTCTCGGCTTCCAGGTCAAGGACATCCCGTCCGGCTTCTCGATCCTGCTGCTGTGGACCGTCGGCGGCATCGTCGCGTTGTGTGGCGTATTCTCCTACAGCGAGCTCGGCGCGATGTTTCCGCGCTCGAGCGGCGAATACAACTTCCTCGGCCGCGCCTATCATCCCGCCTTCGGCTTTCTCGCGGGCTGGGTCTCGGCGACGGTGGGCTTTGCGGCACCGGTCGCGCTTGCGGCCATGGCCTTCGGCGAATATGCGAAATCGGTCTTCCCCGATCTGCCGCCGATGCCGCTCGCCATCGGCGTGGTTTGGCTGGTCTCGATCGTACAGCTCACCGGCGTCAGGCATTCCTCGACCTTTCAGTTGATCGCGACCATCCTGAAGGTCGTGCTGATCGTCGCGTTCCTGGTCGCCGGTTTCGTCATGGGCGCGCCGCAGCCGATCTCCTTCACGCCGCAAGCTGGCGACCTTGCCCACATCGTCAGCGCGCCCTTCGCGATCGGGCTCGTGTTCGTGATGTATTCGTTCTCGGGCTGGAATGCCGCGACCTACATCATCGGCGAGATGCGCACGCCGCAGCAGAGCCTGCCGCGTGCGCTGCTTGCTGGCACGCTGATCGTGTTGCTGCTGTATGTCGCGCTCAACGCGGTGTTTCTCTATTCAACGCCAATCGATGTGCTTGCGGGCCAGCTCGACGTCGCGAGCATTGCCGGCAGCGCCATCTTCGGCGGCATCGGCGGCCGGATCGTCGGCGCGATGATCTGCGTCGGCCTGATCTCCTCCATCAGCGCGATGATGTGGATCGGCCCGCGCGTGATGATGACGATGGGTGAGGACATCCCGGCCTTGCGCGTGTTCTCGCGGCGGTCGGCGAGCGGCGCACCGGCCTATGCCATCCTGTTTCAGCTCGCGGTCGCCAACCTGCTCCTGTTCACGCGCAGCTTCGAGGCCGTGCTGGACTTCATCCAGTTCGCGCTGCTGTTCTGTTCGTTCTTCACCGTCGCAGGCGTCATCAAGCTGCGCATCACCGATCCCGACCTGCCGCGCCCCTATCGCGCCTGGGGATACCCGTTCACGCCGCTGCTTTTCCTGCTCGTGACCGCCTTCATGATGTACTACCTGTCGATGGAGCGGCCGCTACAGTCGCTTTCGGGGATGCTCGTCATGCTCACGGGCCTGTTGATTTACGCTGTTTTCCGCAGGCGGCCGGCCGCCGCTGCCCCTTCATCACATCGCGAATAG
- a CDS encoding alpha/beta hydrolase: MVGAVPKLRVDARAHRTTSGVYARALRIGLISALTTLSLTLVQCGNAPNPAALAANSQANPQVVAKTKVASGDTFDDRFPGPQFRDRFPSVSESFLQRQMSDFSPKRAVQQEPEQPPYKVASLEPQVPYQRPQREDLTTLVSMKSSAFPYFGNNPASDAPFLNISKGDRRGHRSYSGRVYWQDETYSDSRVLVHVPEHFDVRRPGVIVVFFHGNGATLARDVRDRQLVPQQITDSGANAVLLAPQMAVDAADSSAGKFWQPGGLKRFIAESAEHLARLTGDPSSARAFANMPIVIVGYSGGFLPTAWSLEVGGISDRVRGVVLLDAVYGELDKFASWIESHRSGFFVSSYTHYTARRDRELMSMLRQKGISVSEAMDGPLRPGSVIFVETGDGITHRDYVTHAWTRNPLKDVLVKMSETPSLALTRVVATNSSASSR, translated from the coding sequence ATGGTCGGGGCCGTTCCGAAACTGAGAGTTGACGCGCGTGCGCACCGGACGACGTCCGGTGTGTACGCTCGTGCGCTCCGGATCGGCCTGATCTCAGCCTTGACAACGCTTTCGCTGACGCTGGTTCAATGCGGCAACGCGCCCAATCCCGCGGCGCTCGCGGCGAACTCGCAGGCCAACCCACAGGTTGTCGCCAAGACCAAGGTCGCAAGCGGCGACACGTTCGACGATCGCTTCCCTGGCCCGCAGTTCAGGGATCGCTTCCCGTCCGTGAGCGAGAGTTTCCTGCAGCGGCAGATGTCGGACTTCTCGCCCAAGCGCGCCGTACAGCAAGAGCCGGAGCAGCCGCCCTACAAGGTGGCGTCGCTCGAGCCGCAGGTTCCGTATCAGCGTCCACAGCGCGAAGACTTGACGACGCTGGTCAGCATGAAATCGTCGGCCTTTCCGTATTTCGGCAACAACCCCGCCTCTGACGCACCGTTCCTGAACATCTCCAAGGGCGACCGGCGCGGCCATCGCAGCTATTCGGGACGGGTCTACTGGCAGGACGAGACCTACAGCGACAGCCGCGTGCTGGTGCATGTCCCCGAGCATTTCGACGTGCGCAGGCCGGGCGTGATCGTGGTGTTCTTCCATGGCAACGGCGCGACGTTGGCGCGCGACGTGCGCGACCGGCAGCTTGTGCCGCAGCAGATCACCGATTCCGGCGCCAACGCCGTGCTCCTCGCACCGCAGATGGCCGTCGATGCCGCCGACTCCAGCGCCGGCAAGTTCTGGCAGCCCGGCGGTCTCAAGCGCTTCATCGCGGAGTCGGCCGAGCATCTTGCCCGCCTCACCGGCGATCCCAGCAGCGCACGCGCCTTCGCCAACATGCCAATCGTCATCGTCGGCTACAGCGGCGGCTTCCTGCCCACCGCCTGGAGCCTCGAGGTGGGCGGCATCAGCGACCGCGTTCGCGGCGTCGTGCTGCTCGATGCCGTCTATGGCGAGCTCGACAAGTTCGCGTCGTGGATCGAGAGCCATCGCTCCGGCTTCTTCGTCAGCTCCTACACCCATTACACCGCCCGGCGCGACCGCGAGCTGATGAGCATGCTGCGTCAGAAGGGCATCAGCGTCTCCGAGGCCATGGACGGTCCGCTGCGTCCCGGCAGCGTGATATTCGTCGAAACCGGCGACGGCATCACCCATCGCGATTATGTGACCCACGCCTGGACACGCAATCCGCTCAAGGACGTGCTGGTCAAGATGTCCGAAACGCCATCGCTGGCGCTGACACGTGTTGTAGCGACCAATTCATCCGCATCGAGCCGCTAG